In the genome of Saccharomonospora viridis DSM 43017, one region contains:
- a CDS encoding DUF2631 domain-containing protein, translating into MAGKAVEKRTGTEVDPRDEPSAEWGWHGSFPKATRAGALVAGILMFVMLYGNHQNRTEDIVLIVIGATLILGVLFDIRRSRTAWRR; encoded by the coding sequence GTGGCAGGCAAGGCTGTCGAGAAGCGCACCGGTACGGAGGTCGACCCGAGGGACGAGCCGTCGGCCGAGTGGGGCTGGCACGGCTCCTTCCCCAAGGCCACGCGAGCCGGTGCCCTCGTTGCGGGCATTCTCATGTTCGTCATGCTCTACGGCAACCACCAGAACCGCACCGAGGACATCGTCCTCATCGTCATCGGCGCCACCCTCATCCTGGGCGTGCTGTTCGACATCAGGCGTAGCCGTAC